Proteins from a single region of Polynucleobacter sp. KF022:
- the rsgA gene encoding ribosome small subunit-dependent GTPase A, protein MEQFHALLIASYGRHYLAQRLIADAHGNESPDGPLIQVSTPAKQHIGAVGDRMLLEMTSADQARIIQIEPRENLLYRSDAFKSKLIASNVDQILVVLATQPAFSPDLLGRAVVAAEANQIGLHILLNKCDLKDNLEHARKIIAPYARMGYQVSEVSAKFDPTSINALRTTLQGKVSVFVGQSGMGKSSLLNAWIPNAAALTQEYSVRLDTGKHTTTACRYFELPEAWGRDETGKLGALIDSPGFQEFGLAHMSVSELQHAFREFKDLLGKCRFHNCAHLSEPECAVRDAVDRNEIAPERLALFRQLHSDSKTADVQIQGISQAKERWSALATKPSKR, encoded by the coding sequence ATGGAACAGTTTCACGCGCTACTGATCGCCTCCTACGGAAGGCATTATTTAGCGCAGCGTTTGATTGCAGACGCCCATGGTAATGAGTCGCCTGATGGTCCACTCATTCAGGTTAGTACGCCAGCCAAGCAACATATCGGCGCAGTAGGTGATCGCATGTTACTAGAAATGACTTCGGCAGATCAAGCGCGCATTATTCAAATTGAGCCTCGAGAAAATCTTCTCTATCGCTCAGATGCTTTTAAGAGCAAACTCATTGCTTCAAACGTGGATCAAATCTTGGTAGTGCTTGCAACTCAACCTGCTTTCTCACCAGATTTGTTGGGTAGAGCAGTTGTCGCTGCAGAAGCCAATCAAATTGGCTTACATATCCTACTTAATAAATGCGATCTCAAAGATAACTTGGAGCATGCTCGCAAAATTATCGCGCCCTATGCGCGCATGGGCTACCAAGTAAGTGAGGTATCTGCCAAATTTGATCCAACCTCAATTAATGCATTACGCACAACCTTACAAGGAAAGGTTTCTGTTTTTGTTGGGCAATCCGGCATGGGTAAATCCAGCCTACTCAATGCCTGGATACCCAACGCCGCAGCGTTGACCCAAGAATATTCAGTGCGCTTGGATACCGGTAAACATACCACCACCGCCTGTCGTTACTTTGAGCTGCCAGAAGCCTGGGGTAGAGATGAGACTGGTAAGTTGGGTGCCCTGATAGATTCGCCAGGCTTTCAGGAGTTTGGTTTAGCACATATGTCTGTGAGCGAATTACAGCACGCTTTTAGAGAATTTAAAGACTTACTGGGAAAGTGCCGCTTTCATAATTGCGCGCATTTATCAGAGCCTGAATGTGCGGTGCGAGATGCAGTAGACAGAAACGAAATAGCGCCAGAAAGACTAGCGCTATTTAGACAACTACACTCCGACTCAAAAACAGCGGATGTTCAAATTCAGGGAATTAGCCAAGCCAAAGAGCGATGGTCAGCATTAGCAACAAAGCCATCCAAGCGATAA
- the mog gene encoding molybdopterin adenylyltransferase, whose translation MKHTEALKRNSPNEVKIGLISISDRASKGIYQDEGIPALQAWLMKAISNPCAFHERLIADESEVITETIVELVDELGCDLVLTTGGTGPSRRDVTPEATRDAGTREMPGFGEQMRQISLNFVPTAILSRQTAVLREIDSHAALVINLPGQPKAIAETLEGLKDENGKSIVPGIFAAVPYCIDLIGGPYIETDEAVIKVFRPKSAIKK comes from the coding sequence ATGAAGCATACCGAAGCCCTAAAACGAAATAGCCCAAATGAGGTCAAAATTGGCCTCATTTCCATCTCGGATCGCGCCAGTAAAGGCATTTATCAAGACGAAGGTATCCCAGCACTACAAGCCTGGCTGATGAAAGCCATCAGCAATCCCTGCGCTTTTCATGAACGCTTGATTGCCGATGAATCTGAAGTCATTACGGAAACCATCGTTGAGCTGGTGGATGAGCTCGGTTGCGATCTAGTGCTAACAACAGGCGGCACAGGCCCCTCAAGAAGAGATGTCACCCCTGAGGCTACCCGCGACGCTGGAACCCGCGAAATGCCCGGTTTTGGTGAGCAGATGCGTCAAATTAGCTTGAACTTTGTACCCACCGCAATTTTGTCCAGACAAACTGCCGTTCTCAGAGAAATTGATAGTCACGCAGCTTTGGTAATTAACCTGCCCGGCCAACCTAAAGCGATTGCTGAAACCCTAGAAGGCCTTAAAGATGAGAACGGCAAGTCGATTGTTCCTGGTATCTTTGCTGCCGTGCCTTACTGCATTGACCTCATCGGTGGGCCTTATATTGAAACTGATGAAGCGGTGATTAAGGTCTTCAGACCTAAGAGTGCCATTAAAAAGTAA
- a CDS encoding CobD/CbiB family protein — protein sequence MTFFSILFALIAEQYRPVTSSHWIARVCARWLDWVAAEFGGKTEEGASPVGARMACLVAFILPTFLVFMVYVVCMVTYPILGFLWNIVIAYLFFGFRQFSHSFTAVHEAIEAHDLPGARAALGEWYGPELDTSNLTETEVISLALERAIIGSHHHVFGVLFWFMMPMGPAGVVLYRLADIAAQRWSERGDFNLSEAARHFFYVLDWVPARITAMGFAIVGNFEGAVYGWRYLTQKWSDSLSAVILAAGSGALGVRLGEPMSEPNSDEALRMAEAGEPVVYEVGLEPTERTMRSAVGLVWRLVIAWMALLLMLTIALWLG from the coding sequence ATGACTTTCTTTTCTATTCTCTTTGCCCTTATTGCTGAGCAATATCGCCCAGTAACTTCAAGCCATTGGATTGCGCGTGTTTGTGCCCGCTGGTTAGATTGGGTTGCCGCTGAATTCGGTGGCAAGACTGAAGAAGGCGCAAGCCCTGTAGGTGCGCGCATGGCTTGTTTAGTTGCTTTCATCTTGCCAACCTTCTTAGTCTTCATGGTGTATGTCGTTTGCATGGTGACTTACCCCATTCTTGGATTTCTTTGGAACATCGTCATCGCGTATTTGTTTTTTGGCTTTCGTCAGTTCAGCCATTCCTTTACTGCTGTGCATGAAGCGATTGAAGCGCATGACTTGCCAGGAGCGCGTGCTGCCTTAGGTGAGTGGTATGGCCCCGAATTAGATACTTCTAACCTCACTGAGACTGAAGTGATTTCTTTGGCGCTTGAGCGTGCCATTATCGGCTCACATCATCACGTCTTTGGTGTGCTGTTCTGGTTCATGATGCCAATGGGTCCTGCAGGTGTTGTTCTCTATCGCTTGGCAGATATTGCTGCACAGCGTTGGTCTGAGCGCGGCGACTTCAACTTGAGTGAAGCGGCACGCCATTTCTTCTACGTCTTGGATTGGGTTCCTGCACGCATTACCGCCATGGGCTTTGCGATTGTTGGTAACTTTGAAGGCGCTGTTTATGGTTGGCGTTACCTGACACAAAAATGGTCTGATTCTTTATCGGCAGTGATCTTGGCTGCAGGTAGTGGAGCTCTAGGTGTTCGCTTAGGTGAGCCAATGAGCGAGCCTAATAGTGATGAAGCATTGCGCATGGCTGAGGCAGGTGAGCCTGTAGTTTATGAAGTAGGTCTTGAGCCTACTGAGCGCACCATGCGCTCTGCAGTGGGATTAGTATGGCGCCTCGTTATCGCTTGGATGGCTTTGTTGCTAATGCTGACCATCGCTCTTTGGCTTGGCTAA
- the orn gene encoding oligoribonuclease, which yields MSEQTNIAATPGAKVAPANEHLIWVDMEMSGLNPETERILEIAIIVTDAHLNTIATAPVWVVHQEDAVLDAMDAWNKGTHGRSGLIDKVKASTLDEATVEAQCIAFLKKYIKAGIAPMCGNTIGQDRRFMAKYMPKLEAYFHYRNIDVSTLKELCKRWHPELVKGFTKKQAHTALADIEESIEELKYYREKFIVPLPQ from the coding sequence ATGAGCGAGCAAACTAACATAGCAGCAACACCCGGAGCCAAAGTGGCGCCAGCCAATGAGCACCTCATTTGGGTGGATATGGAGATGTCGGGTCTAAACCCTGAAACTGAGCGAATTTTAGAGATTGCCATTATTGTTACGGATGCCCACCTCAATACCATCGCCACGGCACCCGTCTGGGTGGTACATCAAGAGGATGCGGTTTTGGATGCGATGGACGCTTGGAATAAGGGTACCCATGGCCGCTCCGGTTTAATCGACAAGGTAAAAGCATCTACCTTGGATGAGGCTACTGTCGAAGCGCAATGCATTGCATTTCTGAAGAAATATATTAAAGCGGGTATTGCGCCAATGTGTGGCAATACGATTGGTCAAGACAGACGTTTTATGGCTAAGTACATGCCAAAGTTAGAGGCTTACTTTCATTATCGGAATATCGATGTTTCTACTTTGAAAGAGTTATGTAAGCGTTGGCATCCCGAGTTAGTCAAAGGTTTTACTAAGAAGCAAGCGCATACAGCCTTGGCTGATATCGAGGAGTCGATAGAAGAGCTCAAGTACTACCGTGAGAAATTTATCGTACCGCTGCCTCAATAA
- the rpsP gene encoding 30S ribosomal protein S16: MVVIRLARGGSKKRPFYSIVATDKRNRRDSNFIERIGYFNPQAAATEQAMRIAQDRLTYWTGVGAQISPTVVRLIKNNPAV, encoded by the coding sequence ATGGTCGTCATTCGACTGGCACGCGGCGGTTCTAAGAAGCGCCCTTTTTACAGCATCGTTGCTACTGATAAGCGCAACCGTCGTGACTCGAACTTTATCGAGCGTATTGGTTACTTCAATCCACAAGCAGCGGCTACTGAGCAAGCAATGCGTATTGCTCAAGACCGTTTAACTTACTGGACTGGTGTTGGCGCGCAAATCTCTCCAACAGTAGTTCGTTTGATTAAAAACAATCCAGCTGTTTAA
- a CDS encoding M48 family metallopeptidase, giving the protein MTFTIIFLIAFIASFGLRHWLSQRQIRYVAKHRNTVPAEFAEKVTLAEHQKAADYTIAKLRLGIIENGVSAIILIGFTLLGGLQILNMALLQLLGEGIPQQMALLVSIVLISGVLDIPFSWYKQFHLEERFGFNRMTKKLFFSDMFKGISVGSAIGVPLLWVILSLMEKAGDLWWLWAWAVLTVFSLLMQWVFPTFIAPMFNKFQALDEGPLKTQIESLLKRCDFASQGLFVMDGSKRSAHGNAFFAGMGKAKRIVFFDTLIEKLNPGEVEAVLAHELGHYKCNHIRKRLLVSFALSFAMFALLGWISTKVWFYTDLGVMPNLNGYNGGLALALFMLVSPVFSFFFTPLSSLASRKHEYEADGFAAEKSSAKDLVTALVKLYQDNASTLTPDPIYTAFYSSHPPAPLRIANLQRFSS; this is encoded by the coding sequence ATGACATTCACAATTATTTTTCTAATCGCCTTTATTGCTAGTTTTGGCTTGCGCCACTGGCTGTCCCAACGTCAAATTCGCTACGTAGCAAAGCATCGAAATACCGTGCCCGCTGAATTCGCTGAAAAAGTGACATTAGCCGAACATCAAAAAGCGGCTGACTACACCATTGCTAAATTACGTCTAGGCATTATAGAAAATGGGGTCAGCGCAATCATTTTAATTGGCTTCACCCTCCTGGGCGGTTTGCAAATTCTGAACATGGCATTACTGCAACTTTTGGGTGAGGGCATCCCCCAACAAATGGCTCTGCTTGTTTCTATTGTGCTCATTTCTGGAGTGCTCGATATTCCATTTTCTTGGTACAAGCAATTCCATCTAGAAGAGCGCTTTGGCTTTAATCGGATGACCAAAAAACTGTTCTTCTCAGATATGTTTAAAGGGATCTCAGTAGGGAGTGCGATTGGCGTGCCACTACTCTGGGTCATTTTGTCCTTGATGGAAAAAGCAGGAGATTTATGGTGGTTGTGGGCATGGGCTGTATTAACTGTATTTAGCCTGCTGATGCAGTGGGTCTTCCCTACTTTTATTGCACCAATGTTTAATAAATTCCAAGCCCTCGATGAAGGTCCATTAAAGACGCAGATTGAATCGCTCCTGAAGCGCTGCGACTTCGCAAGCCAAGGTCTATTTGTTATGGATGGCAGTAAGCGCAGTGCTCATGGCAATGCATTTTTTGCTGGCATGGGCAAGGCTAAACGCATTGTATTTTTTGACACCCTCATTGAGAAACTCAACCCAGGCGAAGTAGAGGCAGTACTCGCTCACGAGCTTGGTCATTACAAATGCAACCATATTCGTAAGCGACTCTTGGTTTCCTTTGCGCTGAGCTTTGCTATGTTTGCCCTCTTAGGCTGGATTAGCACGAAAGTCTGGTTCTATACAGACTTAGGTGTTATGCCTAACCTGAATGGCTATAACGGCGGCCTTGCATTAGCGCTCTTTATGTTGGTCTCACCCGTATTTAGCTTTTTCTTCACACCACTCTCTAGCCTAGCATCGCGCAAACACGAGTACGAAGCTGATGGCTTTGCTGCTGAAAAATCTTCTGCAAAAGATTTAGTGACCGCACTAGTGAAGCTATATCAAGATAACGCATCAACCCTTACGCCAGATCCGATTTACACCGCTTTCTACAGCTCGCATCCGCCTGCGCCATTACGCATTGCCAACTTGCAACGGTTTAGCTCATAA
- a CDS encoding META domain-containing protein — protein MPFKYSVSAPLRGRLNRLFLALSCLGLGLLTGCANVIPPCGAKTSPPSSELKNTKWELTRWNLPPKDNGEVRARQIPQGDASNPIQIIFDANGQRLSGSTGCNRFTATLDEDARGFTLKQIASTKMACSPQRMELENDFLYQLNDYRSIVRNGDQLLMIGADREVLSFTQKPIK, from the coding sequence ATGCCCTTTAAATATAGCGTTTCAGCCCCTCTCAGAGGCCGTCTAAATAGACTGTTTCTAGCGCTTTCTTGCTTGGGCTTAGGTCTTTTAACTGGCTGCGCCAATGTCATCCCGCCTTGTGGCGCTAAAACCAGCCCACCAAGTAGTGAGCTCAAAAATACCAAATGGGAGCTTACTCGCTGGAACTTGCCTCCTAAAGACAACGGCGAGGTACGTGCCCGCCAAATTCCTCAGGGCGATGCCAGCAACCCCATTCAAATCATTTTCGATGCCAATGGTCAGCGCCTCAGTGGGTCGACGGGCTGCAATCGCTTCACTGCAACACTCGACGAAGATGCCCGTGGTTTCACCCTCAAACAAATCGCCAGCACCAAAATGGCTTGCAGTCCGCAGCGCATGGAATTAGAAAATGATTTTCTTTATCAGCTAAACGACTATCGCAGCATTGTGCGCAATGGCGACCAACTACTCATGATTGGCGCTGATCGCGAAGTATTGAGCTTTACTCAAAAACCAATTAAATAA
- a CDS encoding CoA pyrophosphatase: MPKTPSPEDYAMNVAAPLGFDAQAVPIHQVCADEKRVAKEFLEPAGLKLRLQSPPEWQPEITDENRHVIAADIITKRQAAGKVTQAAVLIPLLVKEEGLSVLLTQRTNHLHDHAGQISFPGGRMDPEDRSPNDTALRESQEEIGLDPNRVEIIGHLPQYLTVSGYSVTPVVGLVQAQAEYVLDEFEVADVFEVPLSFLLDPANHQVRLWQSEQGGRRFYSMPYENRFIWGATAGMLRNLYHLLKV; encoded by the coding sequence ATGCCCAAGACACCAAGCCCTGAAGACTACGCAATGAATGTTGCTGCGCCTCTAGGATTTGATGCGCAAGCGGTTCCGATTCATCAAGTGTGTGCTGATGAAAAGAGGGTGGCAAAAGAATTCCTTGAGCCAGCCGGTTTAAAGCTGCGTTTGCAATCTCCACCAGAGTGGCAGCCAGAGATTACCGATGAAAACCGTCATGTGATTGCGGCAGACATTATTACCAAGCGACAGGCCGCCGGAAAAGTGACTCAAGCAGCAGTACTAATCCCTCTCCTAGTAAAAGAAGAGGGATTGTCAGTGTTGCTTACTCAAAGAACCAATCATTTGCATGATCACGCGGGGCAGATTAGTTTTCCAGGGGGTCGGATGGATCCTGAAGATCGGAGTCCAAATGACACTGCCTTACGGGAGAGTCAGGAAGAAATTGGTTTGGACCCCAATCGAGTAGAGATTATTGGGCACTTGCCTCAGTATTTGACGGTATCTGGCTATAGCGTGACCCCAGTAGTAGGATTGGTCCAGGCTCAGGCAGAATATGTCTTGGATGAGTTTGAAGTAGCTGATGTCTTTGAAGTGCCCCTGAGTTTTTTGCTTGATCCTGCTAATCATCAGGTTAGACTGTGGCAAAGTGAGCAGGGTGGACGACGTTTTTATTCGATGCCTTATGAGAACCGCTTTATTTGGGGTGCTACTGCGGGAATGTTGCGTAACCTTTATCATTTATTAAAAGTATGA
- the pmbA gene encoding metalloprotease PmbA: MFTYTSNQFQEIIDFMLKEAKRRGASDAVAEVSEGQGLSVTVRKGEVETIEQSLDKQVGVTLFLGHHRGNASTSDFSKESLKATVDAAFHIAQHTAEDVCAGPAEAELLEKNPLDLDLFHPWNIDAAAAVEIARSAEGAAFAVSKQIQNSDGASVSAHHAHFMMGTSHGFMGGYPFSRHYISCAPIASEGGKKAHMQRDDWYSSSRIPEELADPAAIGKYAAQRALSRLKARSLTTRRCPVIFEAPLAAGLLGGLVQAVSGGALYRRSSFLLDSLGKQVLPKHVSLFEDPHLMSMTGSAPFDEEGVKTSARTVVDKGMLEGYFLSTYSARKLGMKTTGNAGGSHHLTLQSKKTPKGGLPALLKEMGTGLLVTELMGQGVNYVTGDYSRGAFGYWVENGEIQYPVEEVTIAGNLRDMLMDIQLIGSDTLIRGTKETGSILLGSMTVGGK, translated from the coding sequence ATGTTTACATACACATCCAATCAGTTTCAAGAAATCATCGATTTCATGCTTAAAGAGGCCAAAAGAAGGGGTGCCTCAGATGCCGTTGCTGAGGTGTCAGAAGGCCAGGGCCTCTCTGTAACCGTTCGCAAGGGCGAGGTTGAGACCATTGAGCAAAGTCTAGATAAGCAAGTGGGCGTGACATTGTTTTTGGGCCACCATCGTGGCAATGCCAGTACAAGTGACTTTTCTAAAGAATCATTAAAGGCAACAGTGGATGCTGCATTCCACATTGCTCAACACACGGCAGAAGATGTCTGCGCTGGTCCTGCAGAAGCTGAGCTCCTAGAAAAAAATCCATTAGATTTAGATTTGTTTCATCCATGGAATATTGATGCAGCTGCAGCTGTTGAGATCGCGCGTTCTGCAGAAGGTGCGGCATTTGCTGTCAGTAAGCAAATACAAAATAGTGACGGCGCATCTGTATCTGCCCATCATGCGCATTTTATGATGGGTACGTCTCACGGTTTTATGGGTGGTTATCCATTCTCACGCCACTACATTTCTTGTGCGCCCATAGCAAGCGAGGGCGGCAAGAAAGCGCATATGCAGCGGGATGATTGGTATTCCAGTTCACGCATTCCTGAGGAGTTAGCTGATCCAGCTGCGATTGGTAAATATGCAGCGCAGCGAGCCCTATCACGCCTCAAGGCAAGATCATTGACTACTCGACGTTGTCCGGTAATCTTCGAAGCCCCATTAGCTGCAGGATTATTGGGGGGCTTGGTGCAAGCAGTTTCGGGCGGCGCTTTATATCGTCGCTCCAGCTTTTTGCTTGATAGCCTTGGTAAACAAGTCCTTCCAAAGCATGTCAGCTTATTTGAAGACCCGCACTTAATGTCCATGACGGGTAGCGCTCCATTTGATGAAGAGGGTGTCAAAACATCCGCTCGTACTGTAGTAGACAAAGGGATGCTGGAAGGTTATTTCTTGTCAACCTATTCGGCCCGCAAATTAGGTATGAAAACTACCGGCAATGCCGGTGGCTCTCATCATCTGACTTTGCAGAGTAAAAAAACACCAAAGGGTGGTTTGCCTGCTTTGTTAAAAGAGATGGGCACTGGCTTGCTAGTCACTGAGCTAATGGGTCAGGGCGTCAATTATGTGACGGGTGATTATTCGCGCGGCGCATTTGGTTATTGGGTAGAAAATGGCGAGATTCAATATCCTGTTGAGGAAGTGACGATTGCCGGTAATTTGCGCGATATGCTGATGGATATTCAACTTATCGGTAGCGATACACTGATTCGTGGCACCAAGGAAACAGGGTCGATATTGCTGGGATCTATGACGGTTGGTGGAAAGTAA
- the rimM gene encoding ribosome maturation factor RimM (Essential for efficient processing of 16S rRNA): MSAPSLNDLIELGAISEAQGLQGQVKVRPHSSEPVALLSSKLVWLSLIPRRDAGVSASTEQASLTQYKVKSAKMHSGNVVMALEGVSDRDQALTLKGARILVARDAFPKVESDSYYWVDLIGCNAINLQDEILGEVIDVTENGAHGVIAIGDAQTKTIKYLVPFVKEVVQNVDLPNKTITLDWQSDWQ; this comes from the coding sequence ATGAGCGCACCTTCCCTGAATGATTTGATTGAACTTGGTGCCATATCTGAGGCACAAGGCTTACAGGGTCAAGTGAAGGTTAGGCCTCACTCTTCTGAGCCAGTAGCACTTCTCTCATCAAAATTGGTTTGGCTTTCTCTGATCCCGCGTAGGGATGCAGGTGTTTCTGCGTCGACTGAACAAGCCTCTTTGACTCAATACAAAGTGAAGAGCGCCAAGATGCACAGCGGTAATGTCGTGATGGCGCTTGAGGGTGTTAGTGATCGCGATCAAGCGCTTACATTAAAGGGCGCCCGAATATTAGTTGCACGTGATGCTTTTCCTAAAGTGGAAAGTGATTCGTATTACTGGGTGGATCTGATTGGGTGTAACGCCATCAATTTGCAAGATGAAATTCTTGGTGAAGTGATTGATGTTACTGAGAATGGTGCGCATGGTGTGATTGCAATTGGCGACGCACAAACAAAGACAATTAAATATTTAGTGCCTTTTGTAAAAGAGGTAGTGCAAAACGTCGACCTGCCAAATAAAACGATTACGCTTGACTGGCAATCTGACTGGCAATAA
- the trmD gene encoding tRNA (guanosine(37)-N1)-methyltransferase TrmD → MRFDVVTLFPEMFSALTQWGITGRACEQSLASVHLWNPRDFCSDPRKTVDDRAYGGGPGMVMMAKPLEDTVAGIKASHEAAGIKSGPICLLAPQGERFSQKIATDILNYGNLSFICGRYEAVDQRFVDRNVDLQLSIGDFVVSGGEIPAMAMMDAVIRLIPGALGDGESATQDSFMNGLLDYPHYTRPEIYENLSVPDVLLGGHHAKIADWRRQKSLELTFRLRPDLIESARAKGLLTREDEQFLRSL, encoded by the coding sequence ATGCGCTTTGATGTTGTGACCTTATTTCCGGAAATGTTCTCTGCTTTAACGCAGTGGGGTATTACTGGGCGCGCATGTGAACAATCTTTGGCAAGCGTCCATTTATGGAATCCCAGAGATTTTTGTTCTGACCCTCGTAAAACAGTAGATGATCGCGCGTATGGCGGCGGCCCTGGAATGGTCATGATGGCCAAGCCGCTGGAAGATACTGTTGCTGGTATCAAGGCATCCCATGAGGCTGCTGGCATTAAAAGCGGCCCAATTTGCTTATTGGCACCCCAGGGCGAGCGTTTTTCTCAGAAAATAGCGACAGATATCCTCAATTACGGAAATTTAAGCTTCATTTGTGGTCGATATGAAGCTGTAGACCAGCGTTTTGTAGACCGAAATGTCGATTTACAGCTTTCTATTGGGGATTTTGTGGTTTCAGGGGGTGAAATACCCGCTATGGCCATGATGGATGCGGTGATTAGGCTTATTCCTGGGGCTCTTGGAGACGGCGAATCTGCTACCCAAGATAGCTTTATGAATGGTCTTTTAGACTACCCGCACTACACCCGGCCTGAAATATATGAAAATTTATCGGTTCCGGACGTGCTTTTAGGCGGACATCACGCTAAAATAGCAGATTGGCGTCGGCAGAAGTCTTTAGAGCTGACGTTCAGGTTAAGGCCGGACTTAATTGAATCGGCTAGAGCCAAAGGGTTACTAACCCGAGAAGATGAACAATTTCTTCGCTCTCTGTAA
- the rplS gene encoding 50S ribosomal protein L19 produces the protein MNLIEKIEQEEIARLSANKVLPSFAPGDTVVVSVNVVEGTRKRAQAFEGVVIAKRNRGLNSSFIVRKISSGEGVERTFQTYSPLIAGIEVKRRGDVRRAKLYYLRDRSGKSARIKEKLPARKTAAAAPAAE, from the coding sequence ATGAATTTAATTGAAAAAATTGAGCAAGAAGAAATTGCTCGCTTAAGTGCTAACAAAGTATTGCCAAGCTTTGCTCCTGGCGACACAGTAGTTGTTAGCGTAAACGTAGTTGAGGGTACACGTAAGCGTGCCCAGGCCTTTGAAGGCGTCGTGATTGCTAAGCGCAATCGCGGACTCAATTCCAGCTTTATCGTTCGCAAGATTTCATCTGGCGAAGGTGTAGAGCGTACATTCCAAACTTACTCACCATTGATCGCTGGTATTGAAGTGAAGCGACGCGGTGATGTACGTCGTGCGAAGTTGTACTACTTGCGCGATCGTTCAGGTAAGTCTGCACGTATTAAAGAGAAGTTGCCTGCACGTAAGACTGCAGCAGCAGCTCCGGCCGCAGAATAA